A genomic segment from Xiphophorus maculatus strain JP 163 A chromosome 6, X_maculatus-5.0-male, whole genome shotgun sequence encodes:
- the cactin gene encoding cactin, with product MSSKSRPRTRSRTRSRSRERRNKSKISRSQSPDERRGRSRSPDARRAAQGRGRSSSSSAASNHGSPVRRRPQHWGRSGSGSGSEADRRRREHRRSSRSKARSSSPDSDNSKMRRREKETERKKGRSQSGSDSSGGSGDRERRRRRKSLERGSPGRGRETRDWERKRDRSRERKKRSKDRERGRSKKSKERDDGLRGKRGSSASDSSESSDSDNENLEVKEKEERKKQKELMKALETPEEKRARRLAKKEVKEKKRREKMGWSEEYMGYTNADNPFGDNNLLGTFKWQKALDKKGIGHFSEKELKERNKCIQEENRRELQKVKQLRLEREREKAMRETELEMLQREKEAEHFKTWAEQEDNFHLQQAKLRSKIRIRDGRAKPIDLLAKYISAEDDDLAVEMHEPYTFLNGLTVTDMEDLLEDIKVYMELEQGKNVDFWRDMTTITEDEISKLRKLEASGKGPGDRREGINTAVSTDVQSVFKGKTYSQLQALHLNIEGKIRAGGSNLDIGYWESLLQQVRVYMARARLRERHQDVLRQKLFKLKQEQGVESEPLFPIIKEEPRSEEDEDGERTQGQTRERTAEESGLSASSSRRNKNRETEEDEEGPGPSTSAAGSQDEGGEKAEGKDEEGKEEAVLTEEDLIQQSQAEYDSGRYSPTLLTLSELPLDTHTITPEEDAHRLQLARRQLQVTGDANESAEDAFVRRAKEGMGNDEAQFSVEIPVSGKMYLWADKYRPRKPRFFNRVHTGFEWNKYNQTHYDFDNPPPKIVQGYKFNIFYPDLIDKRSTPQYFLEPCPDNKDFGILRFHAGPPYEDIAFKIVNREWEYSHRHGFRCQFANGIFQLWFHFKRYRYRR from the exons ATGAGTTCGAAATCGCGACCTAGGACacggtccagaaccagaagtcGGAGTAGAGAGAGGCGAAATAAGTCTAAAATAAGCAGATCACAATCTCCAGACGAGAGGAGAGGCCGTAGTAGGTCTCCGGACGCCAGAAGAGCCGCCCAAGGACGAGGtagatccagcagcagcagcgcggCCTCAAACCATGGCTCTCCAGTCCGCCGTCGGCCTCAGCACTGGGGCCGATCTGGATCCGGCAGCGGCTCGGAGGCCGACAGGAGACGAAGAGAGCACCGGCGGAGCAGCAGGTCGAAAGCTCGATCATCAAG TCCTGATTCAGACAATTCCAAGATGAGAAGAAGGGAGAAGGAGACGGAGAGAAAGAAGGGAAGGTCCCAGTCCGGCTCAGATTCGAGCGGCGGAAGCGGcgacagagagaggaggagacggagaaaAAGTCTTGAACGAGGGAGTCCAGGAAGAGGCAGAGAGACAAGGGACTGGGAAAGGAAACGAGACAgaagcagagagaggaagaagaggagtaAGGACAGGGAGCGAGGGAGAAGCAAGAAGAGCAAAGAGAGAGATGATGGGCTCAGAGGGAAGCGGGGGTCCAGCGCGTCCGACTCCTCGGAGAGCTCCGATTCAGACAATGAGAACCTTGAAgtcaaagagaaagaggagaggaagaaacagaaagagcTGATGAAAGCCCTGGAGACGCCAGAGGAGAAGAGAGCCAGACGGCTGGCGAAGAAGGAagtgaaggagaagaaaaggagGGAGAAGATGGGCTGGAGCGAAGAATACATGGGATACACCAACGCAGACAACCCGTTTGGAGACAACAACCTGCTGGGCACATTCAAATGGCAGAAA GCGCTGGACAAGAAGGGCATCGGCCATTTCAGTGAAAAAGagctgaaagaaagaaacaaatgcatCCAGGAGGAGAACCGAAGAGAGCTGCAGAAG GTGAAGCAGCTGCGGCTGGAGCGGGAGCGAGAGAAAGCCATGAGAGAGACGGAGCTGGAGatgctgcagagagagaaagaggccGAGCACTTCAAAACCTGGGCTGAACAGGAGGACAACTTCCACCTGCAGCAGGCCAAACTAAG gTCCAAGATTAGAATCCGCGATGGCCGTGCAAAACCCATCGACCTTCTGGCGAAGTACATCAGTGCCGAGGACGACGATCTGGCTGTGGAGATGCACGAACCGTACACATTCCTCAACGGACTGACTGTCACCGACATGGAGGATCTGTTGGAGGACATAAAG GTCTACATGGAGCTGGAGCAGGGCAAGAACGTGGACTTCTGGAGAGACATGACGACCATCACCGAGGACGAGATCAGCAAGCTGAGGAAACTGGAAGCGTCTGGGAAAGGACCCG GTGATCGACGTGAGGGCATCAACACAGCAGTTAGCACCGACGTCCAGTCCGTGTTCAAAGGGAAAACCTACAGTCAGCTGCAGGCGCTGCACCTGAACATCGAGGGAAAGATCCGGGCCGGGGGATCCAATCTCGATATCGGCTACTGGGAGAGTCTGCTGCAGCAAGTTCGGGTCTACATGGCTAGAGCCCG GTTGAGAGAGCGCCATCAGGACGTGCTGCGTCAGAAGCTGTTCAAACTGAAACAAGAGCAGGGAGTGGAAAGTGAACCTTTGTTCCCCATCATCAAAGAGGAACCGAGGAGCGAGGAAGACGA GGATGGGGAAAGAACACAAGGGCAAACACGAGAGAGGACAGCAGAGGAGAGCGGTCTATCAGCATCTTCATCCCGACGAAATAAGAATAGAGAAacggaggaggatgaagaggggCCTGGCCCGTCCACCTCTGCAGCTGGCAGCCAAGATGAGGGAGGAGAGAAGGCTGAAGGGAAGGATGAGGAGGGGAAGGAAGAGGCTGTGTTGACGGAGGAGGACCTCATCCAGCAGAGCCAGGCGGAGTACGACTCTGGTCGCTACAGTCCCACTCTGCTCACTCTGTCTGAGCTGCCACTGGACACTCACACCATCACCCCAGAGGAAGATGCGCACCGGCTCCAGTTGGCCCGCAGACAGCTTCAGGTCACAG GTGACGCCAACGAAAGCGCGGAGGACGCCTTCGTACGGCGAGCCAAAGAGGGCATGGGCAACGACGAGGCCCAGTTCAGCGTGGAGATCCCCGTCTCCGGGAAGATGTACCTGTGGGCGGACAAGTACCGTCCCCGCAAACCGCGCTTCTTCAACAGGGTCCACACGGGCTTCGAGTGGAACAAGTACAACCAGACGCACTACGACTTCGACAACCCGCCGCCCAAGATCGTCCAGGGATACAAGTTCAACATCTTCTACCCCGACCTGATCGACAAGCGCTCCACGCCTCAGTACTTCCTCGAGCCGTGTCCGGACAACAAGGACTTTGGGATTTTGAGGTTCCACGCTGGGCCACCGTACGAGGACATCGCTTTTAAGATCGTGAACAGGGAGTGGGAGTACTCGCACCGACACGGGTTCCGCTGTCAGTTCGCCAATGGGATCTTCCAGCTGTGGTTCCACTTCAAGAGATATCGCTATAGGAGATGA